TTTTGATTGATATGTTCCCGAGAACCCTAAAACCGTTGATATGTTCTCGCATACTACGAAAAACGTAAAAAACGGTTGACCTGTTCCCGAGAACCCTGACGTAAATAATGGCAACTCGGGCCACGTAGAGTGCGTGGTAGGACTATGTCGAATGTACTCTTGAAAGTGGCGGAATTTAGGCATTTATGTGAGTTTTATTCATTCGATAGAGAGAATAAGGGTTATGGTAAACGTAGCACACAGACTGAGGTTACGGTTTGTGTGGCCGTTGGCATTGGGAGTTAAAAACACCGTAAAGTCACAATTTCAAGACTATGTAAAAGTTGTTGACTTGTAATTTCTTGCAGTTTATTATGTATATAATCTCAATAATCATTTGATGATTGGTTTGAGTGGTTAATTTAGTTAATTTATATTTACGGAGGGATACGAAATGAAATTATTATTATCAGGAGGCAACGCCGAAGGCGTTGTCACACTTGACGAATTTTTTGCTTCTCAAATTGATTTAAGTCGAACAGTATTATATGTACCAGTCGCTGATAAAGAAACTAATTACGACCAACGCTTTGAATGGTTCAAACGCACTTATAATAAATATGGAATTTTCAATATAGAAATGTGCATTGACCTGAACAAAGCAGTTATAAGCGATATATACACCGCAATATATATCGGAGGTGGCAACACTTTTAAGCTTTTGAAGGAAATAAAAGAGAGTGGATTTGATAAAAAGCTCATTGATTTTATAAATCGAGGTGGATTTGTATATGGCTTATCAGCAGGAAGCATTATTTTTAGTGAAGATATAACGAGTACAACCTATGATAGTGAAAACACTATTGGCTTTGAAGATTCAACAGGACTAAATTTGGTAAAAGGTTTTAACATTTGTTGTCATTATGGGAATGGGGATTATGATAATACAAACTATAAACGAAATAGGATTCAAGAGTATTCAGCGCAGTCATATGGCACAATCGCATTGCCGGATGGTTGTGCGGCTTATATTCAAGATGATACAATTACTTTTATGGGTAGCGGAGTTGTACTGTTTAAGAAGCC
This DNA window, taken from Clostridium estertheticum, encodes the following:
- a CDS encoding Type 1 glutamine amidotransferase-like domain-containing protein; amino-acid sequence: MKLLLSGGNAEGVVTLDEFFASQIDLSRTVLYVPVADKETNYDQRFEWFKRTYNKYGIFNIEMCIDLNKAVISDIYTAIYIGGGNTFKLLKEIKESGFDKKLIDFINRGGFVYGLSAGSIIFSEDITSTTYDSENTIGFEDSTGLNLVKGFNICCHYGNGDYDNTNYKRNRIQEYSAQSYGTIALPDGCAAYIQDDTITFMGSGVVLFKKP